One region of Niallia sp. Man26 genomic DNA includes:
- a CDS encoding DUF3397 domain-containing protein, with the protein MFQFTSAVISFFVAFPVICYLLIFILSKQMTKKHKLSVHIALDISTLFFIISVHFLIISIWGKSMLSYILLVILFIGVFIVILHWKVKQEIIYKKVFRGFWRINFLLFFCAYLFLMAYGLVYYVMKQFGI; encoded by the coding sequence ATGTTTCAATTTACGTCTGCAGTCATTAGTTTTTTCGTTGCATTCCCAGTTATTTGCTATCTTTTGATATTTATCCTCAGTAAACAAATGACGAAAAAACATAAATTATCTGTACATATTGCGTTAGATATAAGCACGCTCTTTTTTATCATTTCTGTCCATTTTTTAATTATATCTATTTGGGGAAAGTCCATGCTGTCTTATATATTGTTAGTGATCCTTTTTATTGGTGTCTTCATTGTGATCCTTCATTGGAAAGTGAAACAAGAAATTATTTATAAGAAAGTCTTCCGAGGATTTTGGAGAATTAACTTTCTGCTCTTTTTTTGTGCCTATCTTTTTTTAATGGCATACGGACTCGTCTACTATGTAATGAAACAGTTTGGCATATAG